One segment of Primulina tabacum isolate GXHZ01 chromosome 6, ASM2559414v2, whole genome shotgun sequence DNA contains the following:
- the LOC142549970 gene encoding uncharacterized protein LOC142549970: MESRQNEEHNRGGHNEITHSYQSPRKKCGKTITKDVHSLAPGDRLVVTFNERGQPYGEMQPTLANFVGTIARNGNVLPLDFSDWRKMPKRCLDDASFDILDQHRASVMQMMGVSWRRWKTQVKATSYDPNILLRELVSIRPIPHDLTPESTSRINRENESKKRRIHAQGWTNIASLEYKFFQENGRKPTRIEILHLSRQSKKKGGALVDDEAIRVEDLLNDAVQHHLQDKPEGIQPTEVHEDAFRL, from the exons ATGGAGTCAAGACAAAACGAAGAGCATAATCGAGgag gTCACAACGAGATCACACATTCATACCAAAGCCCACGAAAGAAATGTGGGAAAACTATTACGAAGGATGTTCATTCTTTAGCACCCGGTGACCGTTTAGTAGTAACATTTAATGAAAGAGGTCAACCTTATGGAGAAATGCAGCCGACGCTTGCAAATTTTGTGGGCACCATTGCTCGTAATGGAAATGTTTTGCCCCTTGATTTTTCAGATTGGAGAAAAATGCCTAAGCGTTGCTTGGATGAT GCAAGTTTTGATATCCTCGATCAACATAGAGCTAGTGTGATGCAGATGATGGGAGTTTCATGGAGGCGATGGAAGACCCAAGTTAAAGCTACTTCTTATGATCCAAATATTCTATTAAGGGAACTTGTGTCAATTCGCCCCATTCCCCATGACCTTACGCCAGAA AGCACTTCAAGAATAAATCGAGAAAATGAGAGTAAAAAAAGAAGGATACATGCACAAGGATGGACAAATATTGCATCTTTGGAATATAAGTTT TTTCAAGAAAATGGCAGAAAACCAACTCGTATTGAAATATTACATTTGAGTCGACAAAGTAAAAAGAAAGGAGGAGCTCTTGTTGATGATGAAGCAATACGAGTTGAG gatttattaaatgatGCGGTGCAGCATCATCTCCAAGACAAGCCCGAAGGAATACAACCAACAGAAGTGCATGAGGATGCATTTCGGTTATAG